TGGTCTTGAAGTCAAAGGCATGGCCAAGGCCGAGCGCGACCGCAAAGTGGAGCGGATCATTGCAACGCTGGGGCTTGAAGACATAGCCGAGCGCAAGCCGGAAAAGCTTTCCGGCGGCCAGCGCCAGCGGGTGGCCTTGGCGCGGGGATTGGTGATCGAGCCTGACATTCTGCTTCTGGATGAGCCGCTTGGCGCGCTTGACGCCAATCTGCGCAAGGCGATCCAGAACGAGCTGAAAATCCTGCAACGGACGCTGGGCGTCACCTTCATCTTCGTTACCCATGCGCAATCGGAGGCGCTGGCGCTGTCCGACCGGGTGGTGGTGATGAATCAGGGCCGAGTCGAGCAGGTCAGCCCGCCGCATCAGCTCTATACCCGGCCCGCCACGCCCTTTGTGGCGCAATTCATTGGCCGAAACGCGATTTTTAAAGGGCATGCCCGCGCCGATGGCACAGGCGACTTACGGGTCGAGACCCCGGAGGGATTGCTTGCAGGCCTGGTCAATGGCCCGGTATCCGACGGTGGCCTCGCCAATCTCGTCGTTCCCGCCGAGGCCATTCAGGTTCATCATGGAAACCGCGAGCCGCTTGAGCGGGTGGCTGTGGCCCATGGTGGCAACGCGGTGCATGCCCGCATTCAACGTGCCGACGTCGTCGGTCATGTCTCGCATATCTCAGCGGTGCTGGCGGATGGGCGGTCTCTGTCTCTCGAAGCTCATGTCGAGAAATATCGCCCGGATGAGTTTCCGGTCGGCTCCGACGTGTTTCTGTCGTGGAAGCCTTCGGATGCCACCATTATCGCCGCACACTGACAGTTCCACACCTGATCAAAAAGTCTTTATCAAAAGGAGAAAACACCATGGCAAAGGAAATCTTTTGCAGCTTCGGCATCGATGTGGATGCGGTGGCCGGCTGGCTCGGCTCTTACGGCGGCGAGGATTCGCCTGACGATATTTCCCGTGGTCTGTTTGCCGGTGAGGTCGGCGCACCGCGCCTGCTGAAATTGTTCGAACGCTTCGGTATCAAGACCACCTGGTTCATTCCCGGCCATTCCATCGAGACCTTCCCGGAACAGATGCAGGCTGTGGCCGATGCAGGCCATGAAATCGGCATTCATGGCTATACCCATGAAAACCCGATTGCCATGACCCGCGAACAGGAAACCGAGGTGCTGGACAAGTGCATCGAGCTGGTCACAAGGCTGTCGGGCAAGCGCCCGACCGGCTATGTCGCGCCCTGGTGGGAATTTTCCAATGTCACCAATGAATTGCTGCTGGAGCGGGGCATCAAATACGACCACTCGCTGATGCATAATGATTTTACGCCCTATTATGTGCGCGTTGGCGATAGCTGGACCAAGATTGACTATTCCAAGAAGCCCTCCGACTGGATGGTGCCTTTGAAGCGTGGCCACGAGACCGACCTGATCGAAATTCCGGCCTCCTGGTATCTCGATGACCTGCCGCCGATGATGTTCATCAAGAAATCACCCAACAGCCACGGCTTCGTCAATCCGCATGATATCGAGCAGATCTGGCGCGACCAGTTCGATTGGGTCTATCGTGAAATGGATTATGCGGTTTTCCCGATCACCATTCACCCTGACGTTGCCGGACGCCCGCAGGTGTTGATGATGCTGGAGCGGTTGTTTGCCCATATGAGCAAGCATCCGGGGGTGAAATTCGTGACCATGAACGAGATCGCCGACGATTTCGCAAAGCGCTTTCCGCGCAAGAAGTAACAAGACGGGGAGGGGCGGCGCGATGCCGTCCCTTGGCCGTAAAAGGAGAGTGTCATGTGTTCGCTTTGCGGTGTGATCGGCGGCAATGAACATTGGGCCGATGCCGTGGCCCGACCCGGAGTCTACACCCGCAATGGCGAGCGGGTGGACCGCCGCCGTGAACGGATGAACCGTGTGAACACTGCCAACCGGGTGCTGAAGGCTTATGGCCTGTCGCTCTCCGACTGGCAGGGCTCATCCTATCTCCTATCCAGCCTGACGGGAAAGACCGAGATCATCGAGGATCTCGGCCATCTCTGGTCGGTTGCTGAGAAAATGTCCGGTCGGGCCTGCGATCCGCTTGATCCGGTGCTTATCATACGGATGGAAATGGCCCGTAATGGCTGATGCAAAGGGTGCTATTCCCCAGTTCACCCCGGTCAATTTGCTGACCGGCTTTCTCGGCTCCGGCAAGACGACGTTGCTGAAGCGTCTGCTATCAGACCCCGCCCTTGCCGATACGGCGGTGCTGATCAATGAATTCGGCGAAATCGGCCTCGATCACGACCTGGTGGAAACGGTCGATGGCGATACGGTGCTTTTGCAATCCGGCTGTGTTTGCTGCACCATTCGCGGCGATCTAGCTGAAGCCGTGCGGACCTTGCATGACCGCCGGGAGCGTGGCGAAATCGCGCCTTTTCGTCGGGTGATGATTGAAAGCACCGGGCTTGCCGATCCGTTTCCGATCTTATCGACGCTGAAAGCCGATCCTGTCCTGCGCCATCATTTCCGCCACGGCAATGTCATCACCACGGTTGATGCCATTAATGGGTTGGGGCAACTGGACGCTTATGGCGAATCGGCCCGGCAAGTGGCGATTGCCGACCGGTTGGTGATCACCAAAACCGATATGACTGAAGCCCTTGAACAGACTGAATTGACCGGACGGTTGATGGCCCGGATCGCGTCGATCAATCCGGATGCAGCGATAATTGCCGCCGCGGCCCCGGATTTTTCAGCTGCCAGCCTGCTGGATGACGATGCCAGCCTGCACAGTTCCACTCTGCAATCGGCCAGCGGTTTTTACTGCGAAGCGCCAGCAGATGCTGGCCATAGCGGCGATTTTCGTTCCTTCGTGGTGACGGTTGACGCGCCGATCGACTGGACCGCCTTCGGCATCTGGTTGACCATGCTGCTTAACCGCCATGGCGCCAGGGTTATCCGGGTGAAGGGCATTTTGAACATCGCGGGTGAGGACCGGCCCGTTGCCATTCATGGGGTCCAGCATCTTGTGCATCCGCCCGTCCATATGGGCGGCTGGCCATCGGCGGATCGACGCTCCAGGCTGGTTTTCATTGTCGATGGATTGGAGACGGCGCTGATCAGGCGGTCTTTCGAGGCCTTTGCGATAAAGTGAGAGGCATGGATGGTGGCAGAGGCTCTATGGTTTTACGATAGCTTTATAAGTGAGTCAGGAATGTCAAACGCCAATGAACACCCATAACCCACCGGCTTCTTTTCCTGCGCCCGCCCTTCATACGCAAGGCAAACCGCGTCTTCGGGTGCTCGGCACGGCGATTTCCTTGCTGGAACCGTTGCGCGTTCAAGCGCAGCAGGATCTTGGCATCGAGGTCGTGTTCGACAACAATGATTTCCTGACCACCCAGCACAAGGCGGCGCAGGCGCCGGATAGTTACGACATCTACGATCAGTGCTTTCATAACCTGGACATCGTCTGGTATTGGCGCGCCATCCAGCCGATAGAACTGAAGCGGATCGACCTCTGGAACGAGATTTCCGATCTCACCAAGACCGGACGACTGGAGTCGAGTGCCCAACTGGGTAAGGGCGATGCACCTGTCAAGAAACTGTTCGTTCAGCCGGACCTGTCGCTGGGCGATAATCCGACCGGCCATATTTCCATGTTGCCCACCACCCATAATTTCGACAGTTTTGCCTATCGCAGCGATCTGGTGAAAAGCCCCAGGTCCGTGTCCAGTTGGGCAAGTCTGTTGGACGAGACCTGGGCGGGCCGGGTGGCCCTGATTGACGAGCCCGCCATCGGTATTTTCGATGCAGCTCTTGCTGCCGAGGCGGCTGGCCT
This portion of the Allorhizobium ampelinum S4 genome encodes:
- a CDS encoding ABC transporter ATP-binding protein, which encodes MIYDLELIDVGKVYDNGTTAVSAFSLAVKKGEFIAFLGPSGCGKTTTLRMIAGFEGISSGDMMIKGVRMNDVPPQMRPTATIFQNYALFPHMSVRRNVAYGLEVKGMAKAERDRKVERIIATLGLEDIAERKPEKLSGGQRQRVALARGLVIEPDILLLDEPLGALDANLRKAIQNELKILQRTLGVTFIFVTHAQSEALALSDRVVVMNQGRVEQVSPPHQLYTRPATPFVAQFIGRNAIFKGHARADGTGDLRVETPEGLLAGLVNGPVSDGGLANLVVPAEAIQVHHGNREPLERVAVAHGGNAVHARIQRADVVGHVSHISAVLADGRSLSLEAHVEKYRPDEFPVGSDVFLSWKPSDATIIAAH
- a CDS encoding polysaccharide deacetylase family protein, which gives rise to MAKEIFCSFGIDVDAVAGWLGSYGGEDSPDDISRGLFAGEVGAPRLLKLFERFGIKTTWFIPGHSIETFPEQMQAVADAGHEIGIHGYTHENPIAMTREQETEVLDKCIELVTRLSGKRPTGYVAPWWEFSNVTNELLLERGIKYDHSLMHNDFTPYYVRVGDSWTKIDYSKKPSDWMVPLKRGHETDLIEIPASWYLDDLPPMMFIKKSPNSHGFVNPHDIEQIWRDQFDWVYREMDYAVFPITIHPDVAGRPQVLMMLERLFAHMSKHPGVKFVTMNEIADDFAKRFPRKK
- a CDS encoding CobW family GTP-binding protein, producing MADAKGAIPQFTPVNLLTGFLGSGKTTLLKRLLSDPALADTAVLINEFGEIGLDHDLVETVDGDTVLLQSGCVCCTIRGDLAEAVRTLHDRRERGEIAPFRRVMIESTGLADPFPILSTLKADPVLRHHFRHGNVITTVDAINGLGQLDAYGESARQVAIADRLVITKTDMTEALEQTELTGRLMARIASINPDAAIIAAAAPDFSAASLLDDDASLHSSTLQSASGFYCEAPADAGHSGDFRSFVVTVDAPIDWTAFGIWLTMLLNRHGARVIRVKGILNIAGEDRPVAIHGVQHLVHPPVHMGGWPSADRRSRLVFIVDGLETALIRRSFEAFAIK
- a CDS encoding ABC transporter substrate-binding protein; this encodes MNTHNPPASFPAPALHTQGKPRLRVLGTAISLLEPLRVQAQQDLGIEVVFDNNDFLTTQHKAAQAPDSYDIYDQCFHNLDIVWYWRAIQPIELKRIDLWNEISDLTKTGRLESSAQLGKGDAPVKKLFVQPDLSLGDNPTGHISMLPTTHNFDSFAYRSDLVKSPRSVSSWASLLDETWAGRVALIDEPAIGIFDAALAAEAAGLMRFENIGNMTVAEIDRLIAILTEKKKSGFFRDFWRTAEDAAALMVRGRTDIQSMWSTGITILSGQGMAVEQAVPVEGYRAWHGGLCLSRGLEGRMLDVAYDYLNWWISGLPGAVVARQGYYISTPQRSKAYLSKAEWDYWYGGLPAAQDLPGPDGAMRIKAGESRSGGSYWQRANRIAVWNTTMDEHNYLVRRWLQLMAA